TATAGGATTCTATAATGTAAATATAAGAAAAGGGGACTAATGAGCATTAATTCCAGAATTATTAAAAATCACTTTATTTTTAAGCTAGAAGTATTTCCATGAGTTTATTAAATGAGTATATTTCAAAAGGCATTGATATAAAAATCCTTGAAGATGAATTATTAAAATTAATTAAAGAATATAATAAAGAAAGAAGCACTTATCTTTTTGTTTATATTTCAGCGATAAATAAACGGATTCCAGATATACCAATTTGCCAAGAAGATTATTATGTTATTGCTGATTTATTAAGAAACAAAACAATAAAAAAGTTAGATTTTTATATAGAAACACCTGGTGGCAGTGGAGAGGCCGCTGAAGAAATAGTGCGATTTTTAAGACAAAAAAGCGATGATATAACATTTGTAGTTTCTGGAGAAGCTAAAAGTGCTGGAACATTAATGGTACTATCCGGAAATGAAATTATGATGACACAGACAGGAAGTTTGGGGCCTATTGATGCTCAAATAAGAATTGGTCGAAGTTTTATTTCAGCTATGGATTATAAAGAATGGTTTGAAAATAAAATTACAGAAGCTAAACAAAACAATGTTTTGAATCCTGTTGATGCTACAATTATTGCTCAAATCTCACCGGGTGAAATAAAAAGTGTATATCAATCTTTAGATTTTGCTAAAGATTTAGTTACAGAATGGCTACCAAAATATAAATTTAAAGACTGGAAGTTTAC
The sequence above is a segment of the candidate division WOR-3 bacterium genome. Coding sequences within it:
- a CDS encoding ATP-dependent Clp protease proteolytic subunit; the encoded protein is MSLLNEYISKGIDIKILEDELLKLIKEYNKERSTYLFVYISAINKRIPDIPICQEDYYVIADLLRNKTIKKLDFYIETPGGSGEAAEEIVRFLRQKSDDITFVVSGEAKSAGTLMVLSGNEIMMTQTGSLGPIDAQIRIGRSFISAMDYKEWFENKITEAKQNNVLNPVDATIIAQISPGEIKSVYQSLDFAKDLVTEWLPKYKFKDWKFT